Proteins encoded together in one Corallococcus soli window:
- a CDS encoding DEAD/DEAH box helicase — MSRARSSRSRPSLQQRLTSELLRDVAGPDLFAQGEALLSRYDVAVASPSTECIEGTVFEARARQFMASLCSDPDSEGLLLDCDCDGYWEEGLCPHVVAVGLGWLRGPGLQRQGRPPTRTGERSPPPMPTSGASERPSSPKDVEAWLVEHKLTRARTVPVPVLQPLLPRTFARDVLHDLRKFSVVDVWEGSPKLRFMETRIRSQLADAAWTWAHHEAERLRQGLTREASVPSPPPSMDARLTPLRDALLRARERVRAQALPRLPERKPAISIQAKPVRIQVSEPELAAWGHPLFQADFEDRSHVVLDPRALMEDRPGLSCPCSPKAAEAHCVHALTAVDATLELLHRPRQAASAAKLAELLFEAPGREIVAALETTVLGRQLREAAPEADGSVTFRLEQGASGHWSLKAFLHHPVKAGRWSKGTAVMTYEREKVAAVLWDPEEQQSFAFIEAGRSLASSYYEGSVVAGAYPLLLQALRALARSPRLRLAGAPDVPAQVREAPLGFALEQEGRGLRLRPAVDGRAVDAEALWPPPSGPRAPHPWLLVEPGIPSVTLVTVPPEALGLLDVLKVHGTRVSERQRDALLGQLSGLEAAFAVSLPPALEARPVEPQPGLLVRLRAVGESSVAGALFVRPLPEGPPQPVDGGAPVVRGQRGGERVMVRRDQDAERSEAEALLTRLSLPAGAYRFTRDSVEDSLHLLETLEPLTGPTLRVEWEEQPWTVAHPPGAANLRVEVSREHDWFGVKGGVEVEGARVELALLLEAVRRRQRYVPLGKGRWMRLTEALREQLTPLADTTHSVRQGLEVGAAAAPALESLAEAGARVKAPADWLKLARRIREARSLKVRVPGGLKATLRDYQHEGFVWLARLCAWGAGACLADDMGLGKTLQALALLLYRARQGPAMVVAPTSVCGNWTREAARFAPSLRLHVWQEEDREALPSRLGPKDVLLISYGLLVRDAARLRAVSFATLVVDEAQAVKNPDTARARALRGVKADARVALTGTPVENRLSELWSLFHLLFPGLLGGRESFHARFAVPIERDRDAQARASLVRVVRPFLLRRTKGQVARELPPRIETVVPVTLSDDERRRYDDVRLAALARVGEETPGPERRFELLAALTRLRLAACHPRLVDPDAGASSSKLERFLERVEELREEGGRALVFSQFVRHLALVREALEARGIAFQYLDGQTPPAERQSRVEAFQRGEGALFLISLKAGGTGLNLTAADHVLHLDPWWNPAVEDQASDRAHRIGQTRPVTVSRFVSEGTIEEAILALHADKRDLADSLLSEADGAAALSPEQLLGLLRFGAEPPGA, encoded by the coding sequence ATGTCCCGTGCCCGCTCCTCCCGCTCCCGGCCCTCCCTCCAACAGCGGCTCACCTCCGAACTGCTGCGTGACGTCGCGGGGCCGGACCTGTTCGCCCAGGGCGAGGCCCTGCTCTCCAGGTACGATGTGGCGGTGGCGTCGCCGTCCACGGAATGCATCGAAGGGACGGTGTTCGAAGCAAGGGCGCGCCAGTTCATGGCGTCCCTCTGCTCGGACCCTGACTCGGAGGGACTGCTCCTTGACTGTGATTGCGACGGATACTGGGAGGAAGGCCTCTGTCCGCACGTCGTCGCGGTAGGCCTGGGGTGGCTGCGGGGCCCTGGTCTCCAGCGCCAGGGGCGCCCTCCCACGCGGACTGGCGAGCGCTCCCCGCCTCCAATGCCCACGTCCGGCGCATCCGAGCGGCCTTCCTCACCCAAGGATGTTGAAGCCTGGCTCGTGGAGCACAAGCTCACCCGCGCCCGGACCGTGCCGGTGCCCGTGTTGCAGCCCCTGCTGCCCCGCACCTTCGCGCGCGACGTGCTCCATGACCTGCGCAAGTTCTCGGTGGTGGACGTGTGGGAGGGCTCTCCCAAGCTCCGGTTCATGGAGACGCGAATACGGTCGCAGCTCGCGGATGCAGCCTGGACCTGGGCGCATCACGAAGCCGAACGCCTTCGTCAGGGCCTGACTCGCGAGGCCTCCGTCCCTTCCCCGCCACCGTCCATGGATGCACGCCTGACGCCGCTCCGGGACGCGCTCCTTCGGGCCCGTGAGCGCGTGCGGGCCCAGGCCCTGCCGCGTCTGCCGGAGCGAAAACCCGCCATCTCCATCCAGGCGAAACCCGTGCGCATCCAGGTGTCGGAGCCGGAGCTGGCGGCGTGGGGCCACCCCCTCTTCCAGGCCGATTTCGAGGACCGGAGCCACGTCGTGCTCGACCCTCGCGCGCTGATGGAGGACCGCCCCGGCCTGTCCTGCCCGTGCTCCCCCAAGGCGGCCGAGGCCCACTGCGTCCACGCGCTGACTGCCGTGGACGCGACGCTGGAGCTGCTCCACCGTCCGAGGCAGGCCGCAAGCGCCGCGAAGCTCGCGGAGCTGCTCTTCGAAGCACCCGGCCGGGAAATCGTCGCGGCGCTGGAGACGACCGTCCTGGGCCGTCAGCTTCGTGAAGCCGCTCCCGAGGCGGATGGATCCGTCACCTTCCGCCTGGAGCAGGGCGCATCGGGGCACTGGAGCCTGAAGGCCTTCCTGCACCACCCGGTGAAGGCGGGACGCTGGTCCAAGGGGACCGCCGTCATGACGTATGAGCGGGAGAAGGTGGCCGCCGTGCTCTGGGACCCGGAGGAGCAGCAATCCTTCGCGTTCATCGAAGCGGGCCGCTCGCTGGCGTCATCCTATTACGAAGGCAGCGTCGTGGCAGGTGCATACCCGTTGCTCCTCCAGGCCCTGCGTGCCCTCGCGCGCAGTCCCCGCCTGCGGCTCGCCGGTGCCCCCGACGTTCCCGCCCAGGTGCGGGAAGCCCCGCTGGGCTTCGCCCTGGAGCAGGAGGGGCGCGGGCTGCGCCTGCGGCCGGCGGTGGACGGGCGCGCGGTGGACGCGGAGGCCCTGTGGCCCCCTCCGTCCGGCCCCCGGGCGCCGCACCCCTGGCTGCTCGTGGAGCCCGGCATCCCGAGCGTCACCCTGGTGACCGTTCCCCCCGAGGCGCTGGGCCTGCTCGACGTCCTCAAGGTCCACGGCACCCGCGTGTCCGAGCGTCAGCGCGACGCGCTCCTGGGCCAGCTCTCCGGCCTGGAGGCGGCCTTCGCCGTGTCGTTGCCTCCGGCGCTGGAGGCCCGCCCCGTGGAGCCCCAGCCGGGCCTGCTCGTGCGGCTGCGCGCGGTGGGGGAGTCCTCCGTGGCGGGCGCGTTGTTCGTGCGGCCCCTCCCGGAAGGGCCACCCCAACCTGTGGACGGCGGCGCCCCCGTGGTGCGCGGGCAGCGCGGCGGGGAGCGGGTCATGGTCCGGCGCGACCAGGACGCCGAGCGCTCCGAGGCGGAGGCCCTGCTCACACGTCTGTCATTGCCCGCGGGGGCATACCGCTTCACCCGCGACAGCGTGGAGGACTCGCTCCACCTGCTGGAGACGCTGGAGCCGCTCACGGGGCCCACGTTGCGCGTGGAGTGGGAGGAACAACCCTGGACGGTGGCGCACCCGCCCGGCGCCGCGAACCTGCGGGTGGAGGTTTCGCGCGAACACGATTGGTTCGGCGTGAAGGGTGGGGTGGAGGTGGAGGGGGCGCGCGTGGAGCTGGCCCTGCTGCTGGAGGCGGTGCGCCGCCGCCAGCGCTACGTCCCCCTGGGCAAGGGGCGCTGGATGCGGCTCACGGAGGCCCTGCGTGAGCAGTTGACCCCGCTCGCGGACACGACCCATTCCGTGCGCCAGGGACTGGAGGTGGGCGCCGCGGCCGCACCCGCGCTGGAGTCCCTCGCGGAGGCCGGCGCGCGGGTCAAGGCACCCGCGGACTGGCTCAAGCTGGCACGACGCATCCGGGAGGCCCGCTCCCTGAAGGTGCGCGTGCCCGGGGGGCTGAAGGCGACGCTGCGCGACTACCAGCACGAGGGCTTCGTGTGGCTGGCGCGGCTGTGCGCCTGGGGCGCCGGCGCGTGCCTGGCGGACGACATGGGGCTGGGCAAGACGCTCCAGGCGCTGGCCCTGCTGCTGTACCGCGCGCGACAAGGCCCCGCGATGGTGGTGGCGCCCACGTCCGTCTGCGGCAACTGGACGCGCGAGGCGGCCCGCTTCGCGCCCTCGCTGCGCCTGCATGTCTGGCAGGAAGAAGACCGTGAAGCCCTGCCGTCCCGGCTGGGGCCGAAGGACGTGCTGCTCATCAGCTACGGGCTGCTCGTGAGGGACGCGGCGCGGCTGCGCGCGGTGTCCTTCGCCACGCTGGTGGTGGACGAGGCGCAGGCGGTGAAGAACCCGGACACCGCGCGGGCCCGGGCGCTGCGTGGGGTGAAGGCCGATGCCCGCGTGGCCCTCACCGGCACGCCGGTGGAGAATCGGTTGTCTGAGCTGTGGAGCCTCTTCCACCTGCTCTTCCCCGGACTGCTGGGCGGGCGCGAGTCCTTCCATGCGCGGTTCGCCGTCCCCATCGAGCGCGACCGGGATGCCCAGGCCCGCGCGTCGCTCGTCCGGGTGGTGCGCCCCTTCCTCCTGCGCCGCACCAAGGGGCAGGTGGCGCGCGAGCTGCCTCCGCGCATCGAAACCGTGGTGCCCGTCACGCTGTCGGACGACGAGCGGCGGCGGTACGACGACGTGCGGCTCGCGGCGCTGGCGCGCGTGGGGGAGGAGACTCCCGGACCGGAGCGGCGCTTCGAGCTGCTGGCCGCGCTCACCCGGCTGCGGCTGGCCGCCTGTCATCCCCGGCTGGTGGATCCGGACGCGGGCGCCTCCTCCTCCAAGCTGGAGCGCTTCCTGGAGCGGGTGGAGGAGCTGCGGGAGGAGGGCGGACGCGCGCTCGTCTTCAGTCAATTCGTCCGGCACCTGGCGCTGGTCCGCGAGGCGCTGGAGGCCCGGGGCATCGCGTTCCAGTACCTGGATGGACAGACGCCCCCCGCGGAGCGCCAGTCCCGCGTGGAGGCCTTCCAGCGAGGGGAGGGCGCGCTGTTCCTCATCTCGCTCAAGGCCGGTGGCACGGGCCTCAACCTCACCGCCGCCGACCACGTGCTCCACCTGGATCCCTGGTGGAACCCCGCGGTGGAGGATCAGGCGTCCGACCGGGCCCACCGCATTGGCCAGACGCGCCCTGTCACCGTGTCCCGGTTCGTCTCCGAAGGCACCATCGAGGAGGCCATCCTCGCCCTGCATGCGGACAAGCGAGACCTGGCGGACAGCCTCCTGTCCGAGGCGGATGGCGCCGCGGCCCTGTCACCCGAACAGCTCCTGGGGCTGCTGCGCTTCGGCGCGGAGCCACCGGGCGCCTGA
- a CDS encoding M16 family metallopeptidase — protein MNASFRLRSALAALLFVSVPASAQTKAAPVTATPPAVNAASKAATAITTPSAAAAPAALAKSKTAPADKGVTLPAAATVTLKNGTRLLLVEKRELPLVSFSAWLRGGAVTDPAGKEGLAALTAQLLQKGAGSRNAQQFAEAVDGVGGQLEVTPGREAVIITGSFLARDTALMVELLSDMLVRPRFDAQELEKTRARRVSELAAAKDGDPRMLGGTYFDAFLFASHPYGKPVTGSEASLPTLGRDDVLGWAKANLGGDRLILSVVGDFDAKALAAKLESALGGWAPAAQPFAAVPATAPTKGRRVLLVDKPDATQTYFWIGNTGIPRTDPDRVAMEVGNTVLGGRFTSLLNSELRVKTGLTYGARSYLAPGTQAGPVVLFSYTQTDSTGRAIDLALDVLERYRKDGMDDAMLASAQAYVRGQFPPKLETGAQLASKLSELAFFGLPAQDVDGFAGAVSATTRDGVRTVLQRVLPASQDLTFVLIGKAAALRDVARRYGPVTEMKISDKRFTPPAAPIR, from the coding sequence ATGAACGCTTCCTTCCGTCTTCGCTCGGCGCTCGCCGCGCTGCTGTTCGTCTCCGTGCCTGCCTCCGCGCAGACGAAGGCGGCGCCCGTCACCGCCACCCCGCCCGCCGTCAACGCGGCGTCGAAGGCCGCGACCGCCATCACCACCCCGTCCGCGGCCGCCGCGCCTGCTGCTCTCGCGAAGTCGAAGACCGCGCCCGCGGACAAGGGCGTGACGCTGCCCGCTGCGGCCACGGTCACGCTGAAGAACGGGACGCGGCTGCTGCTCGTGGAGAAGCGGGAGCTGCCGCTCGTGTCCTTCTCGGCGTGGCTCCGGGGCGGCGCCGTCACCGACCCCGCCGGCAAGGAGGGCCTGGCCGCGCTCACCGCGCAGCTGCTCCAGAAGGGCGCCGGCTCCCGCAACGCCCAGCAGTTCGCCGAAGCCGTGGACGGCGTGGGCGGCCAGCTGGAGGTCACCCCCGGCCGCGAGGCGGTGATCATCACCGGCAGCTTCCTGGCCCGCGACACGGCGCTGATGGTGGAGCTGCTGTCGGACATGCTCGTGCGCCCGCGCTTCGACGCGCAGGAGCTGGAGAAGACGCGCGCCCGCCGCGTGTCGGAACTCGCCGCCGCCAAGGACGGCGACCCGCGCATGCTGGGTGGCACTTACTTCGACGCCTTCCTCTTCGCCTCGCACCCGTATGGCAAGCCCGTCACCGGCAGCGAAGCCTCCCTGCCCACGCTCGGCCGGGACGACGTGCTCGGCTGGGCGAAGGCGAACCTGGGTGGAGACCGGCTCATCCTCTCCGTCGTGGGGGACTTCGACGCGAAGGCGCTCGCCGCGAAGCTGGAGTCCGCCCTGGGCGGGTGGGCCCCGGCCGCGCAGCCCTTCGCCGCCGTGCCCGCCACCGCGCCCACCAAGGGCCGGCGCGTGCTGCTGGTGGACAAGCCTGACGCCACCCAGACGTACTTCTGGATTGGCAACACCGGCATCCCCCGCACCGACCCGGATCGCGTCGCGATGGAGGTGGGCAACACCGTGCTCGGGGGGCGCTTCACCTCGCTGCTCAACTCCGAGCTGCGCGTGAAGACGGGCCTCACCTACGGCGCCCGCTCCTACCTCGCCCCCGGCACCCAGGCCGGCCCCGTCGTCCTCTTCTCCTATACCCAGACGGACTCCACCGGCCGCGCCATCGACCTGGCGCTGGACGTGCTGGAGCGCTACCGGAAGGACGGCATGGACGACGCCATGCTCGCCTCCGCGCAGGCCTACGTGCGGGGCCAGTTCCCCCCGAAACTGGAGACGGGCGCGCAGCTGGCCTCCAAGCTGTCGGAGCTGGCCTTCTTCGGTCTGCCTGCGCAGGACGTGGACGGCTTCGCGGGCGCCGTGTCCGCCACCACGCGCGACGGCGTGCGCACTGTGCTCCAGCGCGTGCTGCCCGCCTCCCAGGACCTGACGTTCGTCCTCATCGGCAAGGCGGCGGCCCTGCGCGACGTGGCCCGCAGGTACGGCCCCGTCACCGAGATGAAGATCTCCGACAAGCGCTTCACCCCGCCAGCGGCGCCCATCCGTTAG
- a CDS encoding M16 family metallopeptidase, with amino-acid sequence MFRQSLSWFACVALLGASQAQAQAPKPPPSSKTSTPVAKLAAGIQARTLKNGLTVIVWPDHDIPNVAFNNWFRVGSRNERPGITGLSHFFEHMMFNGAKKYGPGEFDRVMEANGGANNAFTSEDVTVYLDWFPSSALPLIFDLEADRLQSLAFDPKVIESERGVVYSERRSGVDNDNSGALMEQMQATAFVAHPYQIPVIGWPSDIESWRMEDLQRYYKTYYAPNNATLVIAGDVEPASLFALVERTLGAIPSQPAPEPVRTKEPEQQGERRITLKRMAQSPLLQVAYHSLAANDPEAETLELLGLILTDGDSSRLHRKLVEDARVAIRVRGIFSGGFDPSLTWFMVDLPPGGDLPRAEALLTEELARVAKDGVTDAELRKARNIALATFWRKLETNDGRARELGAAATFRGDWRALLDAPTRYEKVTRDRVRTLAARLFNSDHRTVGWLVPTAGPATAARKEASR; translated from the coding sequence ATGTTCCGTCAATCGTTGTCGTGGTTCGCCTGCGTGGCCCTGCTGGGCGCGTCCCAGGCCCAGGCCCAGGCCCCCAAGCCGCCCCCGTCCTCCAAGACGTCCACGCCCGTCGCGAAGCTGGCCGCGGGCATCCAGGCGCGCACGCTGAAGAACGGGCTCACCGTCATCGTGTGGCCCGACCACGACATCCCCAACGTGGCCTTCAACAACTGGTTCCGCGTGGGCAGCCGCAACGAGCGCCCCGGCATCACCGGCCTGTCGCACTTCTTCGAGCACATGATGTTCAACGGCGCGAAGAAGTACGGCCCCGGTGAGTTCGACCGCGTGATGGAGGCCAACGGCGGCGCCAACAACGCCTTCACCTCCGAGGACGTCACCGTCTACCTGGACTGGTTCCCCTCCTCCGCGCTGCCCCTCATCTTCGACCTGGAGGCCGACCGCCTCCAGTCGCTCGCCTTCGACCCCAAGGTCATCGAGTCCGAGCGCGGCGTCGTCTACTCCGAGCGCCGCTCCGGCGTGGACAACGACAACTCCGGCGCGCTGATGGAGCAGATGCAGGCCACCGCCTTCGTCGCGCACCCGTACCAGATCCCCGTCATCGGCTGGCCGTCCGACATCGAGTCCTGGCGCATGGAGGACCTCCAGCGCTACTACAAGACCTACTACGCCCCGAACAACGCGACGCTCGTCATCGCCGGGGACGTGGAGCCCGCCAGCCTCTTCGCGCTCGTGGAGCGCACGCTGGGCGCCATCCCCTCGCAGCCCGCCCCGGAGCCCGTCCGCACGAAGGAGCCCGAACAGCAGGGCGAGCGGCGCATCACCCTGAAGCGGATGGCCCAGTCGCCGCTGCTCCAGGTCGCCTATCACAGCCTCGCCGCGAACGACCCGGAGGCGGAGACGCTGGAATTGCTGGGGCTCATCCTCACGGATGGGGATTCGTCGCGCCTGCACCGCAAGCTGGTGGAGGACGCGCGCGTGGCCATCCGCGTCCGGGGCATCTTCTCCGGAGGCTTCGACCCGTCGTTGACGTGGTTCATGGTGGACCTGCCGCCGGGCGGCGACCTGCCCCGCGCGGAGGCGCTCCTCACGGAGGAGCTGGCCCGCGTGGCGAAGGACGGTGTCACCGACGCGGAGCTGCGCAAGGCGCGCAACATCGCCCTGGCCACCTTCTGGCGGAAGCTGGAAACCAACGACGGCCGCGCCCGCGAGCTGGGGGCCGCCGCCACCTTCCGGGGGGACTGGCGCGCCCTGCTCGATGCGCCCACCCGCTACGAGAAGGTCACCCGCGACCGCGTGCGCACGCTGGCCGCCCGCCTCTTCAATTCGGATCACCGCACGGTGGGCTGGCTCGTGCCCACCGCTGGTCCCGCCACCGCTGCCCGCAAGGAGGCCTCGCGATGA